The proteins below are encoded in one region of Triticum aestivum cultivar Chinese Spring chromosome 1B, IWGSC CS RefSeq v2.1, whole genome shotgun sequence:
- the LOC123133383 gene encoding SAC3 family protein C isoform X1 codes for MPSRSNASALTSGAGRRSASLSGCSPWWREAAGGGSDSSFFNKLDLVPDLEDGHRLVLFSCCCRCDGKGKRTRWGSRFSQLGWCILSSVPGVELRPALLLPVSAASPVTFLAEWRPREAMASALASFLPPGLMLLGRQLFSFGMESSSSVFGRRWSGGGPVIPSGLVPGDGRTESVLELTFGPNSTERAQRERLRDLAVFERVCSDPMRTSHSLAVKKFCRTISSTGIQASDIRPLPVLRETMDYLWHLLNSSDYPFEIVHDFIFDRTRSVRQDLSIQNLVNDQAIGIYEDVIKFHILSHQRLARSCQDSDASSLCYLNTEQMMKCLLSLFDMYHTIHKINSQSNKEAEYYSFFVLLHLGCKIPKMANSLSFWYSQLPASIVRSKEMIFARTILRCYHLGNFKRFFCMIADEATELQLCLVEPFLNEVRARALMYLNHSGYKLQHHPLTHLSDILMIEELELEDLCRICGLEISRSGDTKAFAPKQTTFSLPTPSSKSSGIYISREIKR; via the exons ATGCCGAGTAGAAGCAATGCGTCGGCGCTTACGAGCGGTGCCGGACGCCGTTCAGCTTCGCTTTCCGGCTGCTCTCCGTGGTGGAGAGAAGCTGCGGGAGGCGGATCTGACTCCAGCTTCTTCAATAAGCTCGATCTCGTCCCTGATTTGGAGGATGGCCATCGCTTAGTCCTGTTTTCTTGTTGCTGTCGTTGTGATGGGAAAGgaaagaggacgaggtggggatcaaGATTCTCCCAATTGGGCTGGTGCATACTCTCATCGGTGCCTGGGGTGGAGCTACGCCCCGCACTGTTGCTGCCGGTCTCTGCCGCCTCTCCGGTGACCTTTCTGGCCGAATGGCGTCCCCGTGAAGCCATGGCGTCTGCGCTGGCTTCGTTTCTTCCTCCAGGCTTGATGCTATTAGGGAGGCAGCTATTCAGCTTCGGTATGGAGTCTTCCTCTTCCGTCTTCGGCCGGAGATGGAGTGGTGGCGGTCCAGTGATTCCAAGTGGTCTTGTCCCCGGTGATGGCCGGACTGAATCTGTGCTGGAGCTGACATTTGGACCCAATT CTACGGAGAGAGCGCAGAGGGAGCGGCTCCGGGATCTGGCCGTGTTCGAGCGTGTGTGCAGCGACCCCATGCGCACGTCCCATTCCCTCGCCGTCAAGAAG TTTTGCAGAACTATCTCGTCTACCGGCATACAGGCATCAGATATACGCCCTCTTCCAGTCTTACGAGAAACGATGGATTATCTTTGGCATTTACTAAATTCTTCAGATTACCCATTTGAGATCGTTCATGATTTCATATTTGATAGAACAAGGTCTGTGAGACAAGATCTTAGTATACAGAATTTGGTGAATGATCAAGCTATTGGCATATATGAGGATGTG ATAAAGTTTCATATTCTGTCCCATCAAAGACTTGCGAGGTCTTGCCAGGATTCTGATGCATCTTCCTTGTGTTACCTGAACACGGAACAAATGATGAAATGCCTTCTTTCTCTGTTTGATATGTATCATACAATTCATAAAATCAATTCCCAAAGCAATAAAGAGGCTGAGTATTATTCCTTCTTTGTGCTTCTACATTTGGGTTGCAAGATACCCAAAATG GCaaactcactctctttttggtatAGCCAATTACCAGCTTCAATAGTACGATCAAAGGAAATGATATTTGCTAGAACTATATTGAG ATGCTACCACCTTGGGAATTTCAAGCGTTTCTTTTGCATGATAGCAGATGAAGCAACCGAGCTTCAGTTGTGTTTGGTAGAACCTTTCCTCAATGAG GTCCGTGCTAGAGCATTAATGTACCTCAACCATAGCGGCTACAAACTTCAGCACCATCCTTTGACACATTTGTCAGATATCCTGATGATTGAG GAGTTGGAGCTGGAAGATCTCTGTAGAATATGTGGGCTTGAAATTAGCAGAAGCGGGGATACTAAAGCATTTGCTCCCAAACAAACAACCTTCAGCCTACCAACGCCATCATCTAAAAGTAGTGGCATTTACATCTCAAGGGAGATCAAAAGATGA
- the LOC123133383 gene encoding SAC3 family protein C isoform X2 — translation MDRRDGAGNRGRSYARGNARGRGWRGRCEDRGRPSTQPPPSTASAAAVIPSDAPPIVGTCPDMCPATERAQRERLRDLAVFERVCSDPMRTSHSLAVKKFCRTISSTGIQASDIRPLPVLRETMDYLWHLLNSSDYPFEIVHDFIFDRTRSVRQDLSIQNLVNDQAIGIYEDVIKFHILSHQRLARSCQDSDASSLCYLNTEQMMKCLLSLFDMYHTIHKINSQSNKEAEYYSFFVLLHLGCKIPKMANSLSFWYSQLPASIVRSKEMIFARTILRCYHLGNFKRFFCMIADEATELQLCLVEPFLNEVRARALMYLNHSGYKLQHHPLTHLSDILMIEELELEDLCRICGLEISRSGDTKAFAPKQTTFSLPTPSSKSSGIYISREIKR, via the exons ATGGACCGCCGCGACGGGGCGGGCAATCGGGGCCGGAGCTACGCGCGCGGCAACGCCCGCGGCCGAGGATGGCGGGGCCGATGTGAAGACCGCGGCCGCCCCTCCACACAACCTCCTCCCTCCACCGCCTCTGCCGCCGCGGTCATCCCCAGCGACGCCCCGCCGATCGTGGGCACCTGTCCCGACATGTGCCCGG CTACGGAGAGAGCGCAGAGGGAGCGGCTCCGGGATCTGGCCGTGTTCGAGCGTGTGTGCAGCGACCCCATGCGCACGTCCCATTCCCTCGCCGTCAAGAAG TTTTGCAGAACTATCTCGTCTACCGGCATACAGGCATCAGATATACGCCCTCTTCCAGTCTTACGAGAAACGATGGATTATCTTTGGCATTTACTAAATTCTTCAGATTACCCATTTGAGATCGTTCATGATTTCATATTTGATAGAACAAGGTCTGTGAGACAAGATCTTAGTATACAGAATTTGGTGAATGATCAAGCTATTGGCATATATGAGGATGTG ATAAAGTTTCATATTCTGTCCCATCAAAGACTTGCGAGGTCTTGCCAGGATTCTGATGCATCTTCCTTGTGTTACCTGAACACGGAACAAATGATGAAATGCCTTCTTTCTCTGTTTGATATGTATCATACAATTCATAAAATCAATTCCCAAAGCAATAAAGAGGCTGAGTATTATTCCTTCTTTGTGCTTCTACATTTGGGTTGCAAGATACCCAAAATG GCaaactcactctctttttggtatAGCCAATTACCAGCTTCAATAGTACGATCAAAGGAAATGATATTTGCTAGAACTATATTGAG ATGCTACCACCTTGGGAATTTCAAGCGTTTCTTTTGCATGATAGCAGATGAAGCAACCGAGCTTCAGTTGTGTTTGGTAGAACCTTTCCTCAATGAG GTCCGTGCTAGAGCATTAATGTACCTCAACCATAGCGGCTACAAACTTCAGCACCATCCTTTGACACATTTGTCAGATATCCTGATGATTGAG GAGTTGGAGCTGGAAGATCTCTGTAGAATATGTGGGCTTGAAATTAGCAGAAGCGGGGATACTAAAGCATTTGCTCCCAAACAAACAACCTTCAGCCTACCAACGCCATCATCTAAAAGTAGTGGCATTTACATCTCAAGGGAGATCAAAAGATGA